GATTGGCTGCCTGGTCGGTGGCGTCATCGCTGGTCATTTTCAAGCCATGTCACCCGTCCTTGGCAAAATTATTTACTCGCTAATTTTCCCGATCGGGCTGATTGTTGTCGTCTTCCTCAATGGTGAGTTAGCGACGTCCAATATGATGTACCTCACCGCAGGAGCCAAACAAGGCTGGGTCTCTTACCAGAAAGCCTTCCAAATAATGCTTGAATGCGGCGTCGGCAATTGGATTGGTACCGCCCTCCTCGTCGGCCTCGCCAGTCTGACCATCGACTTTTCTGCTAGCCCTTACGGCGACTTTTATTTGGCTGCCACTGCTACTAAGCTAGCCAAGCCACTACTGAACGTATTCATTGATGGTATCCTCGCCAACGTTTTTGTCAACATTGCCATTATGGGCCAAATGCGTATGAAAGACGACACAGCCAAGATGCTCTTTATCGCTGCCCTCATTACATCTTTCGTCTTCCTCGGCTATGACCACGTGGTCGCCAACTACGCCCTGTTTCTCTTCGGCCAATTAGCTGGTGGCGGCTTCGCCTGGAGCACTATCCTCCTGCACTGGCTCACTAGCTTTATCGGCAATATCGTTGGCGGAGGCTTCGTCATGGGCTGGGGCTACAGCTGGCTCAACTCAGACCAAACTGTCTACCACGACTAAGTAATCAACGCCTCATTAAATATTCGCCAAAAACGCACCCAACTTACAAGTACAAGCGCGGTTGGGTGCGTTTTTGGGTCATGATAAAGATTATTGCAATTAAATTCATTTGGCGTACAATAGGCCTAAAGGAGTGAATCGAATGAAACAATTTACTGAAGAAGAACATGTGTCGATACTTGCGGATTTGATTGCCATAGCTTCGGTCAATGAAGGTGAGCATGAGGTTGCCCTCTACCTCCAAAAGCTACTGGCAGCGCATGACATTGATAGTGATGTGATCCCCGTTGATGGTTCCACCACTCGTTCTAATCTCTTTGCTAAAATCGGCTCAGGTAAGCCGACCATTGCCCTGTCGGGCCACATGGACGTTGTCTCTGCTGGGAATATCGATGCGTGGACCTCGGACCCGTTTACCTTGCGTGAAGCAGACGGCAAGCTTTACGGGCGGGGAACCAACGATATGAAGGCCGGCTTGTTGAACCTTGTCTTTGCCATGATTGAACTGAAAAGCGAGGGCTTTTTTAACGAGCATGAGGGGACAATTCAACTCATGGCGACGGTTGGGGAAGAAGTCGGTGGGGCCGGTGCCCGTCAATTCTATCAAGAGGGTTATATGGATGATGTTGACGCTTTGTGGGTGACGGAACCGTCGGTGAATGACATTATTTATGCCCATAAAGGCTCGATGAATTTCCGCGTTGACAGCTACGGCGAAGCGGCCCACTCTTCCTTGCCGGAACTCGGCTATAACGCAATCGATAAGCTAGCGGAATTTATCAATACTATGAATGAACGCTTCCGCAGCTTAGGACGGACGAATGATATTTTGGGTGATTTTGTAATTAATACCACTGTCATTGAAGGTGGTCAACAAGTCAACTCTATCCCGGAATCGGCTCATATTGAAATCAATGCCCGCACCGTGCCGGAACTGGATAATCCTGAAGTGAAACAAATATTCCAAGAACTTGAAGAAGCAGCCAACGCCGGTGAAGAGAGCCAAAGAATCAAAGTCACCTGCACCATGGACCTGCCTTCCGTCTTCACAGACGGCGCGTCCAACTTCATCCGCATCATGCAGCGAGTGGGCCAAGAAGCCTTGGGCTACAAAGAATTGCCATTGATTGCCTCTACCGGCGTTACCGATGCAGCCAGCTTACTGCAAGGCAAGGACGAAAGCTTCCCCTTCGCCATGTTCGGTCCTGGCGAAACCCGCCTAGCCCACAAAGTCGACGAATATGTCACCAAAGATACTTATATCACCTTCACTCAAATCGTCAAACAAGTCTGCCAACAAGCCCTCCAAGAAGGCTTGCACTAATCGTCCGACATGCCATTCGTTACAAAAAACCTCATTGGACAAGATCTCAGCCAATAACCAAACCCTATGAATCGCGCATTTCGAATTCAGCTTAAACTCAGTCCTGCACAAAAGCCTGCAAGCAATCATCCTTGCAGGCTTTTCCTTTGGCCAAGTGTGGCTAGCTACCCTCACAATAGATCAGCTCATCTAGGCATCCTTACCCTGCTCAACCTCTGCCCAAATTTGCATGAGGTAATACAACAAGACAGCCGCCAGTTGGGCCGTCTGGCCGTTCGCTTGATCATTTTCAGGTGACACTTCCACCACATCAATGGAGGCAACTTTGCCGCTTTTCAACAAGTGTGTCAAATAAGGCATAATATCCTGCGGAAAGATGCCAAAGGGCTGGGTTGCACTCACACCTGGCGCTAGGGCCACATTGAAGACATCCATATCGATGGTCAAGTGCACCTTGGCTAAATCAGCCAACCAACTATCCAGGACGTTATAAATCCCATTCGATTGCCCGCCTAACAAGTCTTGGGCAGAGAAGTAGACGGTTCCCGTTTCATCGGCGAAATTAAAGAGTTCCTGGGTGTTGCCATGGTCTTGTATCCCTAGAACAAAATATGCATAAGGCCAATCTTGGCTTTCGGTCATATCATAAATTTGACGGAACATCGTCCCTGAAGTTGGCCCGTCGGCTTCATAGGGCCGGTTATCGAAATGGGCATCAATATTGACGATTCCTAGGCTGGCTTCCTTATTGAACCAATGGCCATAATAGCTGGCTAAAGCGGTCTCATGACCCCCACCTAATATAATCGGTAAGAAGCCTTCTTGCAGCAACTGGGCGACAATTTCACCCAACGCCTTTTGAGCCCGGGTCAAGTCGTCTGTGGCGTAAATATTCCCTACGTCCACAAAGCCGACATCGTCGAATTTTAAAGGCAGGGACGCCAGTTTTTGGCGAATGGCATGTGGCGCTGCGGCTGCCCCGGGACGGCCTTTGTTCAAGCGGACGCCCAAATCTGATTCAAAGCCCACAAAGGCGAAGTTTAGCCCTTTTTTGACATAATGCTTCAGGGCTTGGGTCTCTGCTAAATTAATTCTTTCAACGGCTTGATGCAGGCGGAAGGCAGCGAAATCTTCAAGCGAATCCGTCCGGCCCGTCCAAGCGTCTGCTGGTGTCATACGGTAATTGTACATCGTTTCCCTCCATTACTGAACAAACTGCGAAATAAACCAAATCGTAACCGGCTGATAAATTATATCCACCAGGAAGGCCCCAACAATTGGCACGATAATGTAAGCTTTATGCGACGGACCATACCGTTGGGTGATGGTATTCATATTGACCATCGCTGTCGGGGTAGCACCTAAACCGTGGCCAATTTGCCCTGCAATCATAACCGCTGCATCATAATCTTTGCCGAGTACCTTAAAGGACAGGAAGTAAACAAGTAAGACGGTAACAATCGTATTAACGACCAATACGATAATTACGCCGCCGAACAAGCCACTCAACTCCCATAGGGCCATGGAAATCATCGCCATGGATAAATATAGATTTAAGGCGACATCGCCAATGCGATCGATCAAATCATAGTTAAAGTTAAAGAATTCGAACCGGTCGTAAACATTGCGCACGATCACCGCCACCAGCATCGCACCCACATACTCCGGAAACTGCATGCCTATCAAATCACCAATCCATTGGCTAATAATTTGCCCCAAGCCCATCGAAAGCAAGATCATCGTCACATTCGCCAGTATATCAAAGGCCGTCAGAGTCTTTTCTCCTTGGTTCACCTCAAGTACATCTTCATGCATCGTCTCCAGCACACCCGATGGCTTCAAGCGATATTTCTCAATTAAATGACGGGCCAGTGGTCCACCAATTAAGACAGCTGAAATCAAGCCATAGGTTGCACTCGCAGCCCCGACTAGTGGTCCCGCCTCGTAACCCATCTCTTGGAAGGTGGTCCCATAAGACAAGGCAGCTCCGTGGCCGCCCACCAAAGGAATGGCACTAGCTAGGAGCGAATAAGCAGCATCCAGGCCAATCGCATTGCCGACAGTGACACCGACCGTATTTTGCATGACGGCTAGGAAACTGGATAGAAGCCAATAAATAATTAAGGCTTTACCACCGATCTTGAGTAAATTAAAGCTCGCCCCCAGTCCGACCGTCGTAAAGAAGGCCAACATGAAGAAACTTTGATACGCATTATCGAAATTAATTACGAAAGTATTGGTAGAATGCCCCAGTAAATTAATTAACATAACAATAAAGCCACCGACAACAGGAGCTGGAATACAATACTTCCGCAAGAAGCCCACCCGCTCAACAATCTTGTAACCAATTAATGCCATAATCCCGGCAATAGCCAAGGTCAAGACACTAGAAATATTCATATGCCACATCGTGTCAACATATTCTATATTCATTTTATCACCTCATTTTAATCTGTTAATCCAATCATAGCTGATAAAGAGGGGATAAACAAGATAATTGTACATTATTATGAACAATTCTTTTTACAGGATGATTAAGATGATAATTTGACATCCGCCTCATGCAAAAAAGCAAACGCACGCTGCGTCTGCTCCTGTCAGCTTCTATAAATTCACTACATAAGTCTGCGCCAATCCTACCCTACTCGGTAAAGTTGCAGGGTCTGCCTCCTTTTCCACAGGGTCATAGGCTAACAAGGCCGAATTGCCGGTCAGCATCACATTAATTTCATAAACCGCCACGCCACTTCCTCACCAATACGCTTGGCCAGCAAGGTCGCAGCCTCTTCAGGTGCTAAGGCCATAATAAAGGCATCATCCTGGGCTTCATCTTCAAAGTAGACCCGAACATAGACAGGCAGCGCCAGCCCCCGCATGTGAAGCAATAAAACGACATTCGGATTTTGCAGGACTCCTGCGCGTTCTATTGTCCCTGGCTTAACCGTCTCGAAGCGGTAGAAACCTTTCGGTCAGTGGTCGTGCACCCAAAGCCAAAGAAATTAGGATCAAAGTCCTCCAGCTCGGCTTCAGCCGGATGGTTGTACACCCCGGCGCTATTGGCCTACCACAATTCAACAAAGACATTAAAGAGTGGCAATTTCTCCTTCAACGTAAACATATACACCTGAAAAACAATCGCTTCTCCTGGCATTTCCGCATAACACAAGTCGTGATTCACCTTAACTTGACTTTGTCTGCCTTCAAGAAAAAGGCCTAGCGTTGGATAGGGGGCAGACGTCTGCTTGGAGATCGCATGTTGGTGCAATTGTGAATCGGTCATCTACATCCCCTACTTTCTCCCGTAAGGCTCTGCTTCTTCAACAGTCAACATATGCGTATTCGGCATCGATGGCAAACCTTCGCTACCCCTCAAGACAATATCAAATCGATAGCCCAGGGCAACATCTGGAATCGTCAAATAATGGTGATAATGGGCAATCACCCGCTTTCGGTTAGCTTCAGGCAACTTAAGAAAGACCGTCTCATCACAATCCAACAAGGGATTCCTTGCGGAATACAGTTGCGTCACCAGACAATCAGCCAGCCGGGGACCCATGACCGAATAATGAATATGCGCCGGACGTCACCGATTCTCAGACGGCCGGAAGGAGTAATTGCCCGGCTTAATCGCAATAAACTCATAATGCCCTGCCTCGTCTGTATAAGACCAGCCGCTGCCTACGAAATTCGGGTTCAAAGGCGCATCTCGGGTATACAATTGATGCACATAGCACCCGCCGTATTGGCCTGCCAAATTTCAATAAAAGCCTGTGATACCGGCTTGCCGGCTTCATCCGTCACCTTCCCTTGAATCACAATCCGCTGCCCGATGGCTTCCTGGCCTGTCCCAGCATTAGTCGCCAGGTTATTGTTCTTTCCATACTTCGCCGCTAGCGCTGGCCCGGTCCAGGCTCAAATAAGGGAAATAATTTTTTGAAATCCTGTTTATTCAACTCCGCCCCGTGGTCACGAACATACTCCCAAGATGCATAACTCGTAATGTCTTCTGGCTTCATTGCACTCGTCTCCTCCGCACAATAATGCATTAATATATTGATATTAACGGTGCATCAATGCATTAATATATATCACTAAATAAATGACTTACTTAGCTAGGTAATCAAATACTGCAGGTCCAAAAATTCAGACCCCTAAAAGTCCCTATCCCAGCAAAGTCTGTTCAATAAAGCATGTAAGTCATAATTAAAGCGCATCCCACAAGTCTGCCTCCCACTTTAATTGACAAGTCAAGCGAAACTTGCTATTCTATTAACAAATAACACCCTCGACAAAGCGCGCCATGAAGCAGATTTTGGTGTAGGGCTTCCCCCTCGATCTACACCTGTGGATGGGGGCATTTTTGCTCTAAGGGTAAATGGAGGAATGAAGATGAAGAAATGGTTGAAAATTGCTTTAGCAGGTGCGGTTGCCCTGGGGCTTATCGCGCAACCTGCAACAGCTGAGGCTCTTACGGTGCAAGAAGTCCAAGACAAAGGCGAAATTGTCCTGGGAACTAGTGCGGATTTTCCGCCCTTTGAATGGGTGAAGATGGTTGACGGTCAAGAAACAACTTTAGGGGCGGATATTGAGCTAGCCCAAGCTATTGCGGACGAGTTGGGTGTGGAGTTAGTAATTCGCAACTCGAGTTTCGATAGTTTGATTACCCAAGTGCAAACGGGGAAAGTTGATATGGTTATTGCGGGGATGTCCTATACGCCTGAACGGGCTGAACAAGCGCTCTTCTCAGACGTTTACTTTACTGGAACGAACTACTTCTTAACTAATCACGACATCGCTGCCACAATCCAATCCTTGGACGACGTCCATAACTTACGTCTCGGCGTGCAAAGAGGATCGATTCAAGAGGCACTTCTGAAAGAGCACGTACCGGAAGCTACTGATTTGACAATGATTCCTGATAATGGCGACCTTGTTCAAA
This region of Suicoccus acidiformans genomic DNA includes:
- a CDS encoding formate/nitrite transporter family protein; this translates as MSQTGPFMQALQGGVERKTKLYETAHSKYFVRTIYAGFLLTIGCLVGGVIAGHFQAMSPVLGKIIYSLIFPIGLIVVVFLNGELATSNMMYLTAGAKQGWVSYQKAFQIMLECGVGNWIGTALLVGLASLTIDFSASPYGDFYLAATATKLAKPLLNVFIDGILANVFVNIAIMGQMRMKDDTAKMLFIAALITSFVFLGYDHVVANYALFLFGQLAGGGFAWSTILLHWLTSFIGNIVGGGFVMGWGYSWLNSDQTVYHD
- a CDS encoding transporter substrate-binding domain-containing protein, whose amino-acid sequence is MKKWLKIALAGAVALGLIAQPATAEALTVQEVQDKGEIVLGTSADFPPFEWVKMVDGQETTLGADIELAQAIADELGVELVIRNSSFDSLITQVQTGKVDMVIAGMSYTPERAEQALFSDVYFTGTNYFLTNHDIAATIQSLDDVHNLRLGVQRGSIQEALLKEHVPEATDLTMIPDNGDLVQSLLTNRIDAILFDHIVATQFAAQHEGKLQIVEGVEVPNGDDGGMSIVVSNDSQELLDVINKVIGELTESGQYEAWIEEYIPQIDQIS
- a CDS encoding ArgE/DapE family deacylase; translation: MKQFTEEEHVSILADLIAIASVNEGEHEVALYLQKLLAAHDIDSDVIPVDGSTTRSNLFAKIGSGKPTIALSGHMDVVSAGNIDAWTSDPFTLREADGKLYGRGTNDMKAGLLNLVFAMIELKSEGFFNEHEGTIQLMATVGEEVGGAGARQFYQEGYMDDVDALWVTEPSVNDIIYAHKGSMNFRVDSYGEAAHSSLPELGYNAIDKLAEFINTMNERFRSLGRTNDILGDFVINTTVIEGGQQVNSIPESAHIEINARTVPELDNPEVKQIFQELEEAANAGEESQRIKVTCTMDLPSVFTDGASNFIRIMQRVGQEALGYKELPLIASTGVTDAASLLQGKDESFPFAMFGPGETRLAHKVDEYVTKDTYITFTQIVKQVCQQALQEGLH
- the gltS gene encoding sodium/glutamate symporter: MNIEYVDTMWHMNISSVLTLAIAGIMALIGYKIVERVGFLRKYCIPAPVVGGFIVMLINLLGHSTNTFVINFDNAYQSFFMLAFFTTVGLGASFNLLKIGGKALIIYWLLSSFLAVMQNTVGVTVGNAIGLDAAYSLLASAIPLVGGHGAALSYGTTFQEMGYEAGPLVGAASATYGLISAVLIGGPLARHLIEKYRLKPSGVLETMHEDVLEVNQGEKTLTAFDILANVTMILLSMGLGQIISQWIGDLIGMQFPEYVGAMLVAVIVRNVYDRFEFFNFNYDLIDRIGDVALNLYLSMAMISMALWELSGLFGGVIIVLVVNTIVTVLLVYFLSFKVLGKDYDAAVMIAGQIGHGLGATPTAMVNMNTITQRYGPSHKAYIIVPIVGAFLVDIIYQPVTIWFISQFVQ
- the hutG gene encoding formimidoylglutamase, which produces MYNYRMTPADAWTGRTDSLEDFAAFRLHQAVERINLAETQALKHYVKKGLNFAFVGFESDLGVRLNKGRPGAAAAPHAIRQKLASLPLKFDDVGFVDVGNIYATDDLTRAQKALGEIVAQLLQEGFLPIILGGGHETALASYYGHWFNKEASLGIVNIDAHFDNRPYEADGPTSGTMFRQIYDMTESQDWPYAYFVLGIQDHGNTQELFNFADETGTVYFSAQDLLGGQSNGIYNVLDSWLADLAKVHLTIDMDVFNVALAPGVSATQPFGIFPQDIMPYLTHLLKSGKVASIDVVEVSPENDQANGQTAQLAAVLLYYLMQIWAEVEQGKDA